The following DNA comes from Vigna radiata var. radiata cultivar VC1973A chromosome 4, Vradiata_ver6, whole genome shotgun sequence.
AGTCCAAGAAAATGATCACATTTTTCTGTTACTTCTTTAACATCAGAATTGGTAGTGCAGTTATCCAAAAGCTAACGAGTAAAAAGAACATGATGTTATACTTTGCTAATCTATTGACCAAAGAGCTCATAGATGAACAATCATAACATCactcaaaaacaaaacaacagcAATAAAAGAAGAATTTGAACTTTAGATGCACTAAATTTTTAACTGTTAATAAAGCTACATGCATGTATGATATCTATGATGAACTGCAAACTATCAGTACAAAAATCAGAATCTCATCTCAAGAAgatcaaagaagaagaaaagatggCAAACCTCATCCAAGTATGAAATGCCAAAAATCAGAATGGCAGATATGTATATAGATACACTGATCAAATGTAAGTGAAAATTTGTTTTGGTTGGTCTTCAGAAAGGGTCCTCTCAGGATGAGATGGTGAAAACATTATCTGGTTTTGGAGGAGAGTTTTTCTCAATGAACTTTTTCAAGCCTTTCTCACCGCCAGGGAACCCCCCAGTAAGTCCCATCATTTCTTTCTCAAAACCATCTGCTGGAAGCTCATCACTTCCTTCATCAccaatttcatcttcttcttgttcttttgtACTTGATGATGAGGGTGGAGGCTGGTCAACAACAATAGGTTGTCTTTTCAGCTCTTGCTGAATACCCTTTTCCCCATTGCACAGTCCTCTCCCTCCCATCATTTCCAATATGTTGAACTTGGCTTGTAGCTTTAGCACTTCATGAGTTGGTGGAGCTTTTGGATGCACTGTGGAAGGTGGTGGTTTGAGAGGGAAAAGGTGTTCTTGGCCTAGGAATTGAGATCGAGGAAAAGAGTTGTTCAAGCCATGAAGAGTAGCAAAAGTAGCCATTCTTAGTTGTTTAATAAACAAGACACAAACATCTAGATTATGAACACAGTTTATGTATTAGGATATTATAGTTAGTCTCTATCTTTTCTTGTGAGAAAATTCCTTGTTCGATTTTAACCACATGTTAATGTCGTACGATTTTGACATACAATTGGTGGCTGTCATTGTTTGCAGTGCACCAATAGCTTCAACTCTACAGTGATCCTTTCtagacttaaatatatttttagttaaacaTGAAACACTctttaatatgttaatattattaaattaaaaagaatatatttatttatttttaaaatttagaaattaaaatatattaaaatttataatattaataaattttaattttatgtccaaatttaaaaaacaaaaaacctatttaatcttaatttatatGTTCTTCTTTACATGGAAAACACTATTTTAGCGTAGATAAAGACTAAATACACTTCACATTCTTCGAAAGTTAGAGTGTAATTTCAATCTCGTGGTAAAGCAGATAAGCATAGTTTCAGATTCCAACTCTACCATAGAAAAATAGTTGGTAAGAGATTTTACTATACAGTTAATAAGGTTTTCTGATAGAtatctattattaataaaattagtgaatattttggattaataaaccattattttcaattttaaaaaataagtatacaTTTTGAAATTGCAAAGAGTGGAGCTAAGCATGTTTAGGTTACAAATTCAGGGgaatttcatgtaattttattcaatttaatttaaaaaataaatattgattataacaTGTTTCGGGcaagagtttttattttttttattcagccTTCAATATATTTCGATCCATTTGTTTTCCTACCAAAACCCCTTAACTATcattttatgttcatatatattGGGTTTATATGATGggttttgaatataaaatagttttaaaagaataaaataggaaatttagcaaaaattaataaagtttgaCAGATTTTACAAAATGAGATATTAAGGTTTGAAGAAGAGTATCAAAAGAACACAATCTAAACTACAATGTAAAGCAAGTAAACCTTTTATTTATGACAAGgtgtaaacaaaatatatatatatatatatatatatatatatatatatatatatatatatatatatatgatatgtaTATTGTATGAAATAGAGTTGGAAAGAGTAATACTTCCTGTGGAATTCTAAGATATATGCATGAATTTACAAACGCGAAAATGTATTAGATAGGTATCCATCTTGTGTGAATAGGAGTTTTATTTGGACGAATCAAAATCATGCTTAATAAAGACACAAAATAAGAATGGAAGCAATGAGAAAACTTAGTTATCATATGAAGGAAAAAACCAATAGAAGCTTTTGGTATATACCAATTGGGCTATATACAATCAAAAATCTAGAATGGAAGAAAATAGTAATCAAAATTTGAGGTTCTAAAATCTACAATCCTCAGCCGGAATTTTCTAGTGTCAATCATTGATAGCAGTGACTAAGTTGCACTAACGTAGTGaaatcattatttactatttccATAGTTAAATAAGGTTCTAGTAATTTGAAAACTCCTTTCAATTCAATCTAATTCTTGCAGTGCTAAACTATGGTGCCTTCATCTGATGGAGGGAGAAGCATGCGACTTCTCAATAAGCAGCTCAAGTCTCTGCTCAAAATAAACACAGAATAAAAACTAGTCAGCTAAAGATGAATGCATATAATCTAAAACAGAATTGAACAATGCTGTTCTGTTGCGTTACTGTGATCAAACAATCACTCATGCCAGTGGGGTGATTTTTGAGGGAAGGGAAGAACAtagatttattaaataagaCCATGCTAATGAAGTTGAAAGCAGTAAATGGTCaacaaatacataattttttgtgAAGAAACGGTTATGTTTTGGTTCCCTAGTGCAAGAAGAAACTTAGAAATGGTGCTTTTATCTAGTTAGAGTGAGAAAAATCTGAAGTTCTTCAATAGAATTATGCTCTATAAGAGAAGACACAAACCTTTACTGATTTATTGACTTCTTCAAGTTTAGTAAGCAGCAACCCTCCAGCTACTCTGCGCTCCAGTGAAGCATGCGATGAGCCTGCCGTCTGCAGATGAGTACAATTCAGTGTTAATCAAATCAACTGTTACAAAGATCACTTATGGCTACAAACCATTCTATGTTAATCAAAGGTCATATTCCTACCAGCTCAAAGATCATAAAACTAACAACCAAAGTTACTAAAGGTACACAGATCAGCATTCATCCAACCCCTTAAGGGTGAATTTGCGAGTGTTAGGCTTCTTTAGTCAAGAAGTCTAACTATCACTCAAAACAGCACAAACTCACTCACCGGAAACAGAACTGTATTATTATTGCAACcaaagaatacaagaatagGAGAGCACTCCCTCTTCCAAGGGTTTTCCCCTTCACAAAGAGCCAAAActcaatttacaaaattatcaaaaagtaCCCTGACACAAGACCTCCATGCCTTCTTATAAAGGCCCCCCTAACCAACTAACAACTAATTCCTAAtctatttccttttattctgcACACATTATATCCTAACAGTTAGGGTGCATTAGAGGAGGTCTAGCACTACCTTCAGACTTTTTGATGGTGATCTCAAATCAACTGATCCCTCAGTAGCTGCTGGCATACGAGTGATGTTTTCCACATCTGTGATTGGAGCAGCATGCATCGCAGTTGTACTTGCATCTTGTGTGATCTTTGAAGCCTCTGTTATGATCATCTGCAAACCAATTGTAGCATTTTAAGACGATGGCACCCCTATGTTAGTAGTTTGCAGGATAATGATATAAGAATTCCTACAGGGTAAATGTAAAGAATGATACTGAAGATTAAAATCTGactctaaaaataaaaagaatcataTTAGGAAACATTTTGTTTCACCTTTCTCAAAAGTGACGGGTCATAAACTCCCTGAACTTGTAGCTCATCTACAGGAGCAGCTTTTCCATGTGCTATACTTTCAAGTCGAAAAGTATGAATACCATATATAGACTGCAGGCAACCTGGACAATGAAATGAGAAAATCAAGTCAAAGAAAAAAGGATAAGACATAACAAACATAATGTAGGTAAGGTTTAAGCACAAGCTAAAATGTGCTTCGTTATGAGTATTTAATGAGTTTTAGCCATTCAAAACCCCATAGTCCCTCTCACTCCTTTGAAAGATATAAAACTCAAATTGTGAGTAAAAGTTGATGTGCTAGAGTGTCAgtcttcaaaaacaaaaaaatattatcccaatcttattacacatttatttcaaaatttaaaatttgtagagTTCAGAAAGGCATTCGTATCAGTCCTTTCAATCACACAACATAATCAAcagactaaaaatataaaccatTTTCTAGAAGAACACTTCATTGTTCTTTGCAATAATGGAGGATGAATATACACGCACACACATTCAAGTCTCACGAAACATATCAAGAAGGTAAGATCAATTATCTTAAAGAAAGCGTACTCAAATAGGGTGCAAGAAAGATTTCAGGTGTGCCTGCATCAGTACCTTGttcaataataatatcaatcaCGAGATAAAGAGGTACACGCCTCTCAATTGTTACGGTCCCCCAAAATGGTATAAATGAAGGCCTTGATACCTTGACCAAGGGAAAAAGGGAATAAACATCACTTGCCGTAAACAAACTCGCATTTCATATCACAACATTACAATTATGCAAAACAACTCTTGTATACCTTATAAACCACTTCAGTATGTGTAACATATAATCTGCGAGAAGACAAATCCTTTTGAAGCACATATCTCCTCATGGGCAGGTAAAGCAACATAAAAAGGCCAATTCCCCAAGCCAACACCAGTAGCAATGATATAGCAAGCCATATGACTGTGTCGTATTTAACGCTATTGCTTGCAAGCTCTTCAAAGGATGCTGAGTACAGTATCTGTTCCAAATAatcttcctcttcatcatcaacTAATTCAGACCCAGAGTCAGCTATCTGATCCTTAAATGACCTAGACTCCGATATGTGATCTGCGTGACCAATCAACATCTCTTCAACCACAAACTAGTAAGAAGAAAggtgcaaaaataaaataacattagcTCGAAAAGAACTACAAAACATCATTGTTCTAGTGCAACTACTTCAGACATCCATAAGGCTAGTCTTCTAGAGTGAAATTAGAAACCTCAGATCTCAGAAGGCTAgcaaattgagataaaaaaagacATTTCCCACATTAAATATTCATGTTAGTTCAACTGGATTATACAAGGCAGGAAACTCTAAATGCCAAAAAACTGGGCAGCTTTTTCAAATGCCCTTATACTCACATCTctcaaaaaaatacaaatatctaTCGTAGCTTTCCCTAATAACACACTATTAAACTCGAAATATAACTCCAAACAACGACCTAATGGGCAACCTTAAAATCACGACAGAAGAAATATAACAAACACTAACATCACAAACCATTAATCACATCCTAgagaacaaaaattacaaaaaagaaatatgggtACCCATTTGCTTTAGACCCTACAGATAGAGAAGTTGCCTCAGAACTTGAAGGAAACAGACGAGATTGATGAAATCCAAGACAAAGGTGAAACCTTTACCTCTACTTTGAGGAAAAGCGTTGAAATGAGTTAACGGGTACGTGCGTTGAACCTGCAAGATGGTGATTTCAGTACTCTCTCGTGTACGGGTTTGTCGTATGAGATGCAAGTGAAGTGAAgtgaaacagaaaaaaagaacaCCGAACGTTCAACAGACAGAAAATGTGATTGTCACTGGTTTCacggaaaaaaaaaagcaaaatgaaTTGCactagtatttttctttttctttttaaataacaCTTGTATATTAGAAAAATCAACTAGTATATTCTAGGGGTCTCTCGAATGATAaggtttaatttttcttaaagaagaa
Coding sequences within:
- the LOC106759077 gene encoding NAD(P)H-quinone oxidoreductase subunit S, chloroplastic gives rise to the protein MATFATLHGLNNSFPRSQFLGQEHLFPLKPPPSTVHPKAPPTHEVLKLQAKFNILEMMGGRGLCNGEKGIQQELKRQPIVVDQPPPSSSSTKEQEEDEIGDEGSDELPADGFEKEMMGLTGGFPGGEKGLKKFIEKNSPPKPDNVFTISS
- the LOC106758869 gene encoding uncharacterized protein LOC106758869 isoform X3; this translates as MLIGHADHISESRSFKDQIADSGSELVDDEEEDYLEQILYSASFEELASNSVKYDTVIWLAISLLLVLAWGIGLFMLLYLPMRRYVLQKDLSSRRLYVTHTEVVYKVSRPSFIPFWGTVTIERRVPLYLVIDIIIEQGCLQSIYGIHTFRLESIAHGKAAPVDELQVQGVYDPSLLRKMIITEASKITQDASTTAMHAAPITDVENITRMPAATEGSVDLRSPSKSLKTAGSSHASLERRVAGGLLLTKLEEVNKSVKRLELLIEKSHASPSIR
- the LOC106758869 gene encoding uncharacterized protein LOC106758869 isoform X1 yields the protein MLIGHADHISESRSFKDQIADSGSELVDDEEEDYLEQILYSASFEELASNSVKYDTVIWLAISLLLVLAWGIGLFMLLYLPMRRYVLQKDLSSRRLYVTHTEVVYKVSRPSFIPFWGTVTIERRVPLYLVIDIIIEQGTDAGTPEIFLAPYLSCLQSIYGIHTFRLESIAHGKAAPVDELQVQGVYDPSLLRKMIITEASKITQDASTTAMHAAPITDVENITRMPAATEGSVDLRSPSKSLKTAGSSHASLERRVAGGLLLTKLEEVNKSVKRLELLIEKSHASPSIR
- the LOC106758869 gene encoding uncharacterized protein LOC106758869 isoform X2, which codes for MDHISESRSFKDQIADSGSELVDDEEEDYLEQILYSASFEELASNSVKYDTVIWLAISLLLVLAWGIGLFMLLYLPMRRYVLQKDLSSRRLYVTHTEVVYKVSRPSFIPFWGTVTIERRVPLYLVIDIIIEQGTDAGTPEIFLAPYLSCLQSIYGIHTFRLESIAHGKAAPVDELQVQGVYDPSLLRKMIITEASKITQDASTTAMHAAPITDVENITRMPAATEGSVDLRSPSKSLKTAGSSHASLERRVAGGLLLTKLEEVNKSVKRLELLIEKSHASPSIR